A genomic segment from Necator americanus strain Aroian chromosome III, whole genome shotgun sequence encodes:
- a CDS encoding hypothetical protein (NECATOR_CHRIII.G10671.T1): MRTLKLQLDYVLARNIPQSDIRKSRAVWDVAFDSDHRPVLLSFKIRFHKRNRGVPLQPKIDMAGLKDDECRRKFRQLVSIHVGVRTRKKLTDADSFTKCIQDAARETLPVLLSRKNFAFASAQTKSTYNSVCVARSAGDFNQEKRLRRKLRRQLQQDRDNDWTSRAMEFEKAWEDRNPRKAYALLKQYSGKMKRCSHVLSTANGVAVGEATLPIWKEHFKTLLNRLAPSAPELEHVHRPTYAVNEEPPTESEVLVCIQKMKNGKSGGDDGISAEMLKYLPPSGIREMTKIIRSIWINERIPDSWRHAIIIPLHKKLFVTDPRNYRGISLLRVMYKVLERIILDRLIKHREETTRDEQAGFRPGRSTIDQVFIVRRVIEIWQRYSKPMQLAFLDFEAAFDSPHRDRLFNALRADGVPGKFVRLLDDMNQGTTAAVRTPTGCRTLFEVVTGVRQGAVAGPFLFNFAIDDIMRRTVDQCPADLVLAPSGYPLTDLEYADDVVVFAESSTKLQHVVNLVSKLAAAYGLRLHPDKCKQMWISSRPRTGIRVDGQPIELVDEFCYLGCTLKNNGSYERDVQQRCAKATSAFNSLTKCLWSTPITNEVKLRVYLSAIRPIMMYGLETWAAPSTGMPQ; encoded by the exons atgaggactcttaaacttcagctcgactacgttctggcgaggaacattcctcagtcggatatccgaaaatctagagctgtttgggacgtcgcgttcgactctgaccaccgtccagttcttctcagcttcaagatacggttccacaagagaaaccgaggagttcctcttcaaccgaaaatcgacatggcaggtctgaaagacgatgaatgcagaagaaaattccgccaacttgtgtctattcatgttggagtacggaccaggaagaagcttaccgatgcggattccttcacaaagtgcatccaggacgctgcaagggaaacgcttcCGGTTCTATTGTCGCGGAAGAattttgcctttgcatctgcgcaaacaaaatccacatacaattctgtatgtgtcgcgcgcagtgctggtgacttcaaccaggaaaagcgtcttagaaggaagctgcgtcgtcaactgcaacaagaccgcgataacgactggacgtcaagagcgatggagtttgagaaggcgtgggaggacaggaacccgcggaaagcctatgctctactaaaacagtatagcggcaaaatgaaaagatgttcccatgtcctcagcactgctaatggggtagctgtcggtgaagcaacccttccaatttggaaggaacacttcaagaccttgctgaaccggctagcaccgtcagctcctgaactcgaacacgttcatagaccgacatatgcggttaacgaggagccaccgaccgagtcggaggtcctggtctgtattcaaaaaatgaagaatggaaaatctggtggagacgacgggattagcgcagaaatgctaaaatatcttcctccgtctgggattcgtgagatgacaaagatcatccgttcaatatggataaacgaaaggatacctgattcgtggagacatgctatcataattcccctccacaagaagttattcgTCACAgacccaaggaattatcgaggaatctctttgctgcgtgttatgtacaaggtactggagcgcattatcctggaccgactcattaaacatcgcgaagaaacaacgcgcgacgagcaagctggctttcgtcctggccgatctacgattgaccaggtgttcatcgtcaggagagtgatcgaaatctggcagcggtattcgaagccaatgcaactagcgtttctggactttgaagccgctttcgactctcctcaccgagaccgtcttttcaacgcgcttcgcgccgatggagtaccaggaaagttcgttcgcttgcttgatgacatgaatcaaggaacaactgctgcagttcgaacaccaacCGGATGTAGAACActgtttgaagtggtaactggagtaagacaaggagcggtggcaggacccttcctattcaatttcgccatcgacgacattatgcgaagaacagtcgaccagtgtcctgccgaccttgtcttagcaccatcagggtaccccttgactgacctcgagtacgccgacgatgttgttgtattcgcggaaagcagtacgaaacttcagcatgttgtcaaccttgtatcgaagctggctgcagcctacggactacgcctacaccctgataaatgcaagcagatgtggatctcttcgagacctcgaacgggaatcagggtggacggacaaccgatagaactcgtcgatgagttctgttacctaggctgtacgctgaagaacaatggcagctacgagagagatgttcagcaaagatgcgctaaggccacttctgcatttaactccttaacgaaatgtctgtggtcgacccccatcaccaacgaagtcaagctgcgagtctacctatccgcaattcgccccatcatgatgtacggattggagacttgggcagcaccatcaacg ggtatgccacaatga
- a CDS encoding hypothetical protein (NECATOR_CHRIII.G10671.T2): protein MRTLKLQLDYVLARNIPQSDIRKSRAVWDVAFDSDHRPVLLSFKIRFHKRNRGVPLQPKIDMAGLKDDECRRKFRQLVSIHVGVRTRKKLTDADSFTKCIQDAARETLPVLLSRKNFAFASAQTKSTYNSVCVARSAGDFNQEKRLRRKLRRQLQQDRDNDWTSRAMEFEKAWEDRNPRKAYALLKQYSGKMKRCSHVLSTANGVAVGEATLPIWKEHFKTLLNRLAPSAPELEHVHRPTYAVNEEPPTESEVLVCIQKMKNGKSGGDDGISAEMLKYLPPSGIREMTKIIRSIWINERIPDSWRHAIIIPLHKKLFVTDPRNYRGISLLRVMYKVLERIILDRLIKHREETTRDEQAGFRPGRSTIDQVFIVRRVIEIWQRYSKPMQLAFLDFEAAFDSPHRDRLFNALRADGVPGKFVRLLDDMNQGTTAAVRTPTGCRTLFEVVTGVRQGAVAGPFLFNFAIDDIMRRTVDQCPADLVLAPSGYPLTDLEYADDVVVFAESSTKLQHVVNLVSKLAAAYGLRLHPDKCKQMWISSRPRTGIRVDGQPIELVDEFCYLGCTLKNNGSYERDVQQRCAKATSAFNSLTKCLWSTPITNEVKLRVYLSAIRPIMMYGLETWAAPSTVMKRLDCTERQLLRRLLGYFWPRVCHNEDLYAEIDVVYRRMTRGRYQHLAPPSKAAKVNRLRFFGHILRRPADRLVQ, encoded by the coding sequence atgaggactcttaaacttcagctcgactacgttctggcgaggaacattcctcagtcggatatccgaaaatctagagctgtttgggacgtcgcgttcgactctgaccaccgtccagttcttctcagcttcaagatacggttccacaagagaaaccgaggagttcctcttcaaccgaaaatcgacatggcaggtctgaaagacgatgaatgcagaagaaaattccgccaacttgtgtctattcatgttggagtacggaccaggaagaagcttaccgatgcggattccttcacaaagtgcatccaggacgctgcaagggaaacgcttcCGGTTCTATTGTCGCGGAAGAattttgcctttgcatctgcgcaaacaaaatccacatacaattctgtatgtgtcgcgcgcagtgctggtgacttcaaccaggaaaagcgtcttagaaggaagctgcgtcgtcaactgcaacaagaccgcgataacgactggacgtcaagagcgatggagtttgagaaggcgtgggaggacaggaacccgcggaaagcctatgctctactaaaacagtatagcggcaaaatgaaaagatgttcccatgtcctcagcactgctaatggggtagctgtcggtgaagcaacccttccaatttggaaggaacacttcaagaccttgctgaaccggctagcaccgtcagctcctgaactcgaacacgttcatagaccgacatatgcggttaacgaggagccaccgaccgagtcggaggtcctggtctgtattcaaaaaatgaagaatggaaaatctggtggagacgacgggattagcgcagaaatgctaaaatatcttcctccgtctgggattcgtgagatgacaaagatcatccgttcaatatggataaacgaaaggatacctgattcgtggagacatgctatcataattcccctccacaagaagttattcgTCACAgacccaaggaattatcgaggaatctctttgctgcgtgttatgtacaaggtactggagcgcattatcctggaccgactcattaaacatcgcgaagaaacaacgcgcgacgagcaagctggctttcgtcctggccgatctacgattgaccaggtgttcatcgtcaggagagtgatcgaaatctggcagcggtattcgaagccaatgcaactagcgtttctggactttgaagccgctttcgactctcctcaccgagaccgtcttttcaacgcgcttcgcgccgatggagtaccaggaaagttcgttcgcttgcttgatgacatgaatcaaggaacaactgctgcagttcgaacaccaacCGGATGTAGAACActgtttgaagtggtaactggagtaagacaaggagcggtggcaggacccttcctattcaatttcgccatcgacgacattatgcgaagaacagtcgaccagtgtcctgccgaccttgtcttagcaccatcagggtaccccttgactgacctcgagtacgccgacgatgttgttgtattcgcggaaagcagtacgaaacttcagcatgttgtcaaccttgtatcgaagctggctgcagcctacggactacgcctacaccctgataaatgcaagcagatgtggatctcttcgagacctcgaacgggaatcagggtggacggacaaccgatagaactcgtcgatgagttctgttacctaggctgtacgctgaagaacaatggcagctacgagagagatgttcagcaaagatgcgctaaggccacttctgcatttaactccttaacgaaatgtctgtggtcgacccccatcaccaacgaagtcaagctgcgagtctacctatccgcaattcgccccatcatgatgtacggattggagacttgggcagcaccatcaacggttatgaagaggcttgactgcacggaacgacagctgcttagacggctacttggctacttttggcctagggtatgccacaatgaagatctttacgcagaaattgatgtggtttaccggcggatgacacgtggaagatatcaacatcttgcaccgccctcgaaagcggctaaagtaaatcgtcttcgcttctttggtcatatattaaggagaccggcagatcgccttgtccaatga